The Limimonas halophila genome includes a region encoding these proteins:
- a CDS encoding thermonuclease family protein: MSAAVRRRRVRLAALAAILVLTGPAAKAADLPAALADGGTGRVAEVIDGDTVHLADGRSIRLVGIQAPELNPGQADVPAQPHARQARRALVDLAAGARVHLGYGGRRRDRHGRYLAHLYLRDGTWLQGELVRRGAARVYSFADNTALVDRLLRLEQQARRADRGLWALDRYRVRSRAGTHEAVGSWQIVEARVRRAEVVDRRVYLNFGRDWRTDFTVTIPPEARAAFDAAGLTARRLEGRRIRVRGWIESYNGPQIEVSHPEQIEVIGK; this comes from the coding sequence ATGTCCGCCGCCGTCCGCCGCCGCCGTGTCCGGCTCGCCGCGCTCGCCGCCATCCTCGTGCTCACCGGGCCGGCCGCGAAGGCGGCGGACCTGCCGGCCGCGCTCGCCGACGGCGGCACGGGGCGCGTGGCCGAGGTGATCGACGGCGACACCGTCCACCTCGCCGACGGGCGGAGCATCCGCCTCGTCGGCATTCAGGCCCCCGAACTCAACCCCGGTCAAGCGGACGTGCCCGCACAACCCCACGCCCGCCAAGCTCGCCGGGCGCTGGTGGACCTGGCGGCCGGTGCGCGCGTGCACCTGGGCTACGGCGGGCGGCGGCGCGACCGCCACGGCCGCTACCTCGCCCATCTGTATCTTCGCGACGGCACCTGGCTGCAAGGCGAACTGGTGCGCCGCGGCGCCGCACGCGTGTACAGTTTCGCCGACAACACCGCGCTGGTGGACCGGCTGTTGCGCCTGGAACAGCAAGCGCGCCGGGCGGACCGCGGCCTGTGGGCCCTGGACCGCTACCGCGTGCGCTCGCGCGCCGGCACGCACGAGGCGGTGGGAAGCTGGCAGATCGTCGAGGCGCGCGTGCGCCGGGCGGAGGTGGTAGATCGCCGGGTGTACCTCAATTTCGGGCGTGACTGGCGCACCGACTTCACGGTCACAATTCCGCCCGAGGCGCGCGCCGCTTTCGACGCGGCGGGCCTGACGGCCCGGCGGCTGGAAGGGCGGCGCATCCGGGTGCGGGGCTGGATCGAGTCCTACAACGGCCCCCAGATCGAGGTCTCGCATCCTGAACAGATCGAGGTGATCGGCAAATGA